The Triticum aestivum cultivar Chinese Spring chromosome 5A, IWGSC CS RefSeq v2.1, whole genome shotgun sequence genomic sequence ATGTTTATATATGTTTCAGGATATTAGTTTTCAGGCTCTTCGTGAAGCTTTATCTTCGTTTCAATATTGTGGTCTACATGACATGAAAAGCATGCAATGACCTTTTTGAATCGTAGTATCATTAAGTGTAAGAATTAGTAAACTAAAATGTTTTTCAATAAATTAACATGACATCTACTTGCCCTCTGACCTCCGCCAATGCTGGCTTAGAGTTATTATGCCAATATTGGGAAGGGACCCGAAGGTCCCAAGAGCTGGCATTTTATACTAGAGATGGGAAATGCCCATGATGTGGGCAGGACAAGGATTGTGATCACGTCCTCTTTAGATGCATCATGGCACGGTTTATGTGGAGTGTGATGCGGGATGTGGCGGGAAGCTCATGAAATCCGGCCGGTTTTGCGGATTTCCAACGGCTCATGCATAGTTGTAGAAAGAGAGATCAATGTTTAGAGTGGGTTGGATTTGCGGCGATGACCTGGTCACTCAAAATAAGGCGCTCATCAAGGGGAAACTGTTTAAGCATTCGACTGACTTGATCTATAAAATTGTGGTTCTCCTACAGCTCTGGAGGTTACTAGCAAGACCAAAGGACAAGGAGGTGTTGGACTGTGTCGTAACGACCATCCGATCGCGATGCCGTCATCTACGGAGGGCAGCCACATTGGACATCAATGGCTAGGGAGCCACCCTATGTTGCATTGGGAACTTCTTTTGAGTACCTTTAGTACTTGGCAGTATGACTGCTCGTGCTATGTTGCCTATTGGCCTTCGACAACTTGTATCCAACATTTGCGTTTCTCTTGTCCATCTCTTTTGTTAAAACCTTGTTGAACCTCGTAAGAGCCTTAGTTTATGGCCGACGATAGCCTTTTTGCTAAAATAGGGCATTTCATAGCCAAATTTTGACAACACTGCATAGAATACCCTAAAAACAGGAAATACAGCTAGGTCCCTCCTTTTTGCATATAGGGCCCCAAATATAACACCAAGAACATAATTGGGTAGTAACACATACAATGACCTCCCTGTAAACACTATGGCTACCGTCTTCGCTCAAACCTTGCCGACGACAGGTAAGGGAACAAGGGCGTCTGCAGAGGTTGAACAAGGTACTGTGAAAGCTACCTCAAAAGACACTAGATTGATGACAACAGAACCCAGATCCATCGTCACCTCGACGGTGGGAGGAGCGATTATGACTCTACGTTTAGCTGCACTAGTGGCCTAGTGAGCTTATTGAATAAGCTCATGTTGGATCTACCACCCATGCCACTGTCAAATATGGACGACAACCAAAAGAAAGAGCCCCACGTCGGCCAAGTGTAGCTCGCAAATGCCAAGTGAAGCATCGACATGACATGTCGCCAAACACCTTGCAGTCAAATGAAAGCCTATATCTAGACCTAAACCACCTCTACTAATTACAATGATGTTCCAACCACCTCTCCCATTCCCACCATGACCATCGTCGAAAGAGGAGTGGATAGGTCTGGACGAAAAGCTCATTGCTTGAGAGCTTATTGAGCACTCGAAAGCTCGCCTCATTTGAGCTTGTCCTCGTTAGTTAACGAACCAAATCGAAGAAAAAATGTAGCTTGCTAAGATTAACAAGCGTAACGAGCAAGCTCACGAGTTTCGTGAGCAACTCATTTGGCTCGTTAAAATTCAAAGGGTCCAACCCATTAAGCCGTTATTGATATTAATTGTCAAGGCTCGGCCGCTCAACCTACGAACCCACTTCCTTGTTGCCCACCGGCCTCCTTATCCATCTTCTGCACTTGGTTGGCCTAGTCGAAGTTGAATGGATAGCACATTATGAATGTGTGCGTGATGCTTTTAGTTGTTTACAATTGTAAGAGTACTCGATAGTTTAACGAGCATTAAACTGACAAAGCTGATCATGAATTTTAGCTTAATATTTTTAGTGGGCTTAACAAACCGAGCCTTAAAACGATCACGAACTTAAAGATTTGAGCCTTAACTAGTCGAGCAACCCTAGAGAAAAGAGGGATGAGTAGATTCAAGGTAACTCTCGAGGAATGGTTGGTTCTATGGGACCTTAGCACAACgatttcccgactgtctactacaacaagatttGTCCGGCTTCGGTGAAGGAGgagcgatgacagcggcgcgtcttcggctcgcttcagtgtttgtagtcgtcgctaggtggtctacggatctggatgtaattattattatttctagtgttcgctGTACTACCAtgtttgaagatgaatagattgaaagtttttctggaaaaaaaaaacAAACATAGGGAAAACATAGAAGGAACAAGGGGAGGTCAACGATGTGCCTCCTCGGTCAAGGGATCATGAAAGAGCAGTGGGGGGAGGAAGGTCAACAGTGGTCTAAATTGAATTGGCAAGGAAACTgcggttttttcttcttcttttgagaAATAGGATAGGAAACCAGTGGTTAAGAGGTGCGCGAAGATGAAGATTCATTGGACGTTGGACCGTTGACGCCGGGGGAAGGCTGCCAGGGTGTTTCGTGCAGAGCAAATGCCCGGTCCAAGTTCATGGCCGCATCCCTTAAACGTTGAGCGGGTATAGTAATCGGCCCAGTTAGCCGACAGACACCACCTTCCGTGCTGCTGCAACCTGGAAGCAACAAACCCCCCCTCCACCACTCATGGGCCGTCACCGGGCCACTCTTCCTCCCCCACTCCCAACCCCCCACCTCGACGCCTTCACATTTGTCCCCTCTCCTCTCGGCTCTCGCCTGCACCGCACCGCACGGCGCGTCCACCCGACCCACCTAGGCCCTAGCCACCTGGCCCGTGCCACGCCTCTCCTTGTCCCGCGCACCGCACCGCCCCACGCCCCCGCCACCACGCCAGTACAAATAAGCGACCGGCCGATCCAGTGTGCCGCCCTCCTCAAACCAGCAACGCCCGCGTCAAACCCATGTGCCCGCCCCCATCTCTACGTGCCCAGACCCACCTAGTTAAAGATCCCATGACGCGTACCGCCCCCGCCTAGTTAAAAGATCCCATACAagccgcagcagcagcagtggccATAGTGACTAGTAGTGAACTTCCAAAACAAGTCGGCAACGTCCGAGCACACAATGGCGAGAGGGCGGGAGGGCGAGGTGAGGACCCTGGTGCTGGGCAAGTACGAGCTGGGGCGGATGCTGGGGCAGGGCTCCTTCGCCAAGGTCTACTACGCCCGCGACCTGCGCGACGGCCAGAGCGTGGCCATCAAGGTCATCGACAAGGCCCGCCTCCGCCAGACGGACGGCATGGTGGAGCAGCTGCGCCGGGAGATCTCCGTCATGCGCATGGTGCGCCACCCCAACGTCGTCGGCATCCGGGAGGTGCTCGCCAGCCGCCAGCGCGTCTTCGTCGTCATGGAGTACGCGCGCGGCGGCGAGCTCTTCGCcaaggtcgcccgcggccggctcACCGAGGACGCCGCCCGCAAGTACTTCCagcagctcgtcgccgccgtcgccttctgCCACAGCCGCGGCGTCGCGCACCGGGACCTCAAGCCCGAGAACCTGCTGCTCGACGAGGAGGGCCGCCTCAAGGTCACCGACTTCGGCCTCGCCGCGCTGCCCGAGCAGCTGCGCCACGACGGCCTGCTCCACACCCAGTGCGGCACCCCGGCCTACGTCGCGCCGGAGGTGCTCCGCAAGCGCGGCTACGACGGCGCGCGCGCCGACATGTGGTCCTGCGGCGTCGTGCTCTACGTCCTGCTCTGCGGCTTCCTCCCCTTCCAGCACGACAACTACGTCAAGATGTACCAGAAGATCTTCAAGGGCGAGTACCAGATGCCGCCCTGGGTCTCCGGCGAGGCGCGCCGCCTCATCGGCCGCCTGCTCGCCGTCGACCCCGCCAAGCGCATCTCCATCCCGGAGATCATGCTCACGCCCTGGTTCAAGAGGGGGTTCGTGCCGCCCGTCCCCTCCTCCCCCGCCACGCCCAGGAAGTGGGACGACGACAACGCCGCCGCCCTCATCGACGGCAGCGAGGACAGCTCCGGCAACATCTCGCCGCGGACGTGCAATGCGTTCCAGCTCATATCATCCATGTCCTCCGGGTTCGACCTGTCGGGGCTGTTCGAGAGCGAGCAGAAGGCGGCGACGGTGTTCACCTCCCGCGCGCCGGCGGCCACCGTGTTCCACAAGCTAGAGTCCGTGGGCAAGGCGCTGAGGTACAACACGACCAGAGGGAAAGGGTGGAGGATCAGAATGGAGGCCAAGGCCGACGGCGCCAACGGGCGGCTCGCGGTCACCGCGGAGGTGTTCGAGGTGGCCGCCGACGTGACCGTGGTCGAGTTCGCGCAcgacggcggcgacgcgctcgacTTCAACAAGTTCTGCGCCGAGGACGTGCGCCCCGGGCTCGCGGACATCGTCTGGGCGTGGCAGGGTGACGTGCCCGCCTTGCCGGGCGCCGTCGTTTGACCCAATGCAAATTAGTGATACTGTGTAGGACTTGCCCGATCAGTGCACCAGCTTGGGCTGTAAATTTTAGTGCTACTAGTAAGTTTCTTCGGGGCAGCCATGACTAGAGTGCTATGGCTCGGTGTAACGCGCAGAGCAACTTGAGGAGAGGTGTCTGTAGATCACGATACATGCGAGGATTTGTGCCTGATGTGTACGTACGTCCGGCGATCGATGTGTACATATATGCAAGAGTAGTTTTGTTCCTGATCAATTCAGCTTTTGTTCCCTGGGATGAGATACGATTCGATGATCACATGGTCCTCTCTAtatttcagattcttatcagttgATGTGACGAACTGCTAGGAATCGTGCCTTTTTGTTCTGCTATGGAGATCGTCTATGATTATCGAGCTTACCTAAGCCATTTGTATGTGTCAAAAGGATTAACTTACAGCAAGTAACATAACTTACCAGAAGACAAATTTGCCATTTATAGCAAGTAACATAATTGTCATTACGTAGCGCTTATCAAGAAACgttgagtctacaagctaataaatgcaaCCATCTACTTTATAACATACTTTACACGATACAGATAGTaaatagtaacatagactagtgtcatatccaTTAGTTAAGGAGCTTAGAATTGCTTTCACAAACAAAAGTAGAAGAAAATCACAACGCCTCTACTATCGTGGCATGATATTTCCCAAGTACTTTGCATCGGCGGTGACCCAAAGCGATGCCTCATTCTTGGTATTGAAGAGAATGATAGACGGTAGCATGGACTTGTGTTGGAATACGCTCCCATTTCGCTCAACGAAATTGTCTAACAGGTAACCATTAAAATCCTAGGTCTAAAGGTAGAACCAATTTTTGTGGACCTCGATCTTGAAGTCCAATCCTGCCGGAATAGATTTCTTTGCCGCCTTGCTAGGCCCCAAGGCTTGTTTTTTGATTTGGTGAAGATGCCCAACAAACCACGACTAAAAGAAAAGAAGTGCCCAACAAACACGGGCGGAAAAAAATGCCCAACAACTGATATGAAGTCTTAATTGTCTTTCCCTTTTGTCGTTTCAAAGTACCTGGCCTCCATACTCCTTTTATTAAGGGCAAAGGGACCCTAATACGGAGTAGTTGTATTTTTAATTGCAATCATTTTACTACTTTTTAAAGGGGCCCTAATCATTGTACTCATTGCGTATTTTTGCCTAAGGAAAACATACGCTTGTACGCGGTCGGTGTCGATACAACAGATACTTATATTCATGTTAGAATTATGGAGTACGTACTATTGAACTATGCCAAAATAAATTATCGGATAAAATATTACTACATTATTAAGCAAGAGATGATGACGAGATGGGCCGGAGACCGGCGGGAGCAGCACACCTTTCTCACTAACCACTGATTATTTTGTATGTTTGGCGATTAGCTCAAATGTTGCGGGTGGAATACGAGCCAACTCTCTTGATTAGCCATCAATTCGATTCCAGTCGAGTCGTGCTCGCTTAGTTTTAGAATAGGTGTCCCGGGGTGCTCTTTTGGGGACGGACAGAGGCTCCGCTTCTGGTCGGACCAGGGCTGGATGGGCAGAGCATCATCGAGCAGCTGGCTCCGCACCTGACGCGCTCCCCGACCACGCGTGGGTGGAGGAGATTAGGACCCGTCACTCCACCACTCCATTTTTGAAGCCGGAGTTAAAAAGTACGGAGCTGGGAAACAAATGCTCCGCGGCTCCTCGTAATTTTAGGAGTGACTCCGAACAGAGCCTAGAGGAGCCTCATCTGTGTCAGTCATCGCGGAATTCCTTCAGTTGTAGGAGGCCATAAGCAACTACCAACCCCCAAACGACCCTGATCACTTTGCCTGGAAACTGTCTTCGAAGGGTCTCTACTCCTTCGGCGACACCTACCAGGCCTTTTTCTTCGGACGGGAGTTTGCCCCTGCCGCTTCGGAGATTTGGCACTCCTCGGCCCCCCTCGATATTAAGATCTTCGTCTCGCTCGCGGTCAAAGACAGGTTGTGGACAACGGATAGGCTGCAATGTCGTGGCTTGCCCAACACACGACAGTGCTAGCCTTGCTGCCAAGTAGACGAGGACTCCACTCATATGTTCCTCGGCTGCCCGTTTTCCCAAGAAGTGTGGTATCACATCCTCTTGCCACTGCGCCTCCACCGGTTCACCCCTTCGGGCTTCCAAACGCTGCAAGATTGGTGGCGTACGATCACGTCTTCAGTCGCCGCCGCACACCGCAGGGATCttaacaccaccatcgccgccacgCTTCGCTTCATCTGGCTAGAGCGCAATAACAGGGTCTTCGAACAGAGGACCTCTTCGGTGACGAGTGTTGTCTCCACCATTCATGTCGAGATCGAGCTATGGAAATCCGCTAGGGTGGAACGTGCGCGTATCTTTGAAGTACATTAGCTCTCTGTTTCCAGGCTGGCTCGCAGCGGCTATGGCTTGTGAGGCCGCAGCTGTTGTTGATGCTGTTGTATTAATCTTTGTTTTCCAATCTTAATGAAAAAGACATGCAACCCTCTTGCATGTTCTTGAAGAAAAAGGTGTCCCGGGAAGCATTTGGACCTTATTAGTGTTTGAGTATTCCTTTCAAGCACGTTAATCACAAAAAAAAAGGAATTTCTCAAAGCTCAGCGGCCCGAGTATACTCCACGAAATGACGATTAAATAACAATCAATTAAATGACGATCAAATTACCAAGCGGCCAGCttggtaagagcatctacaaccagactGACAAATCCGGTCCCTTAAACGTCTGCGAACGTCACCGGGCGCATCAACAGGCAGTGACCGGCCACGCCTCGaattagctactccctccgtccgggtttattaggtctctcagcatcacaagcatgtccccttttataaggccccgcgttgaaaaggtgcatgcatgcgaccatttcattggttgtattgaaagctattgttgttggtgccatggctgaaaagttaatacacttcatatgtgctttttcattggctgcatgcatgtgagagagtgcattgggagtggaatggaagaattaatgtgagcaaattactatgtgtcttggtctaagagaagttgtctttaggcctaataaacccggacggagggagtaccatgcaTTCGAGTATCTCATATTTGAACCCTTAGATCCATGCAAAAcatgaaaaaaaatcctacgtgcTACTACCTAATCTTCGTCGTCGAAGATGCCCACGACGTCGGTGCCGGGCGCTAGGTGGACGGCCGCGTAGGAGGGCTCCTGGTCCTCCTCCTCTcgctcgacctcatccatgtaggcaaacatctcctcctcctccgtggcgTGTTGCGCCTCCGCCGCCTGCAGGCGACAACGTCTCGCCTTCGCATCAAGcggagggaatcgaggatggccTTCGCATCTGCGTCCCCGGCGTCCGCCACATCCTCCTCCggatcgtcgtcgtcatcctcctcctccccctccaacTCCTCCTTCGGATCCACTacatccggaggtagccccgcggcgaTCCGGACTTCGCGCCTTACCCGGATCTGCTCAAGGGGCTGCAGTCGGCACACCGGCGTAGAAATGGGTGGCCCCTTATCCGGCGGcatgggggcatggctactagtgGTGGCGGACGGGGAGTGGAAAGTAGCGGCGGCAACGGACGGGCGAAGAAAAATGTGAAGGGGTATGGTTTCGATGCCGGCGGTCGGCTTAAATAGCCGGTCCGGACATTATGTGGCCTGCCGAAGCAGCGCCACGCGGCGACATCGGTGGCGGAGGAGGCGAGTTTCGGACTGCCGGGTTTCCGGACGATTCCGCGTGGGACCCCGACGTCAGTCCGACATGACGGACGCGTTCGGACGCCCTCATATCTTCCTCATATTTAGGCTGGATATAAGGGGTGCCGGTCAGTCCGGACATCTGAGGCCTGTTTGAGCACCCGGCTAGATCAAAAATTCGTAATTGGTTAGTGACAGGGCTCCTCGTCCGGGCGTTTGAGGAGGGTTTGTGGTGCCGAGGCTATAGATGCTCTAAGCTACCAACAAAGGAATGCAATCAATGAAATAACCATTAAATTTCATTGCTCCACTGTTGCAAGCTGTTCATTTACCTCTTTGGCGCTCCCATGTCGCCACCATGCGTTGCGTGCCACCGGCGAACTCCCAGCGACCGTGACACCAAATGCTGCACCAACACGTACCTGAACGGCGCCAACGTCGTCAAAGCTCCACGCATGAGGGGAGAAAAAGTGCCAAGAAAAGGTTAATGGATGTGTTTAAGTTTCATTGGACTCCCCTTGACTGCTGCTATGCGTGCTGTTGGGGGCTCTTGAAGCTTCTGTCTTGTCATTTTCGCCTACGTGGTTCTGGCGGTGCTGCTGACTCTGCACTCCCTCCCAGTTTCCAGCCACGCTTCGTCGCTTCCGATGGATTACGGGGTTCACTTACCTCGCCAGTCGCCACTCCCAGTTGCTCTCTTGTGGATAAGCGCTAATCCTGATTTGCATCCGGGATTGGCCAAACACTCCGCCGCCTAATCCTAATCCTAATCCTGTTCGTCGTATCTACTCCAGTGGGGAAAGGTCGGAATGCATGTGCAGCGCGCTGTCGATTTTGACGTCTTCCTAATGAGTTGCGGTAGGGTGCATTGTCTTTATACGAGCAAAGCGATGCACCACTTGGCAGTGGCAGTGGCCGGCATCTTCCGCGGATAAGGGCGGCGCAGTTCGGGCATGGAATGCGCGCCGCTCCGGGAGCTTTTGTCCGGCCGAGCAGGTTCGGGAGGTCGGCATTGCTTGCAGGAGAGAAACTGCGTGTGGGCTCTTTTCAGACCGAGAGGGAGATGTACCTGAATCAGCCCCAATGCGGCTACGGTTAACGTTCGAATGCGTATGTGTGTATGGCGGCTAGGTCTGACCCGGAGTGAGCCTGAGCCGGACGCCAAGCTTTCGGTCTCAGGTGTGTCGTGCGAGCTTCAACTGGGGGGTGTCTTGTTTGCACAGGAGCATTGGGACCGCGTCCAGATCAGGTGGCTTTGGGCATTGTGATCGGGAACCATCATGCACCGCTTTGGAGGATCCGATCGGATTGGTTGTCTAGGGGAAGGAAAGGGTCTTGTCAGTTCGTGCTTATccggttagagcatctccaacagccgcgttaaacgccgcgcgcaaaaaacctgtttaccgcgcccgcctgcgctggctccagcagccgcgctataatgcagcgcgcgtGCCGCTCCAGCAGAGCGTAAAAATACAGCGTGCGCGACTCGCCGGGCATTTTGCATATATGATATTTTGAACAAAAatgaacatgtgaaatttgacacaaacaagttgatgaataaaagttcatgctcacaagttcaaaatcatgcccacaagttcatccaaccaagttcaaatgcaaactaaagttcaagacatgaaagacacatcaatcttcatcttcctcgtcttcgtcttcgtcctcatcttccgaagacgactcttccgccttcgaagatgaatcttcctccctctcctcatcacgcaccgcatcacgcaccgcatcatgtgaagctccgacagtgttggcaagatcttcaacggcatcttcatggaaATGTGTGTGAGaaggcacatcgaaagacattgcacccatggcggccggaggtgcacccatgcctcccatgagagaagcaaaactcatgcctcccatgtcggccatagcgtcggagggtgctccaaagccacccatgcccatggcggccggaggtgcacccatgcctcccatggcggccggaggtgcacccatccCTTGGCGgagctccggtggtggcgacgccAGCGCTTCccgcgctagggtttccggcggcggcggcggcggggggagggggggtcgcggctgtacagcggggtgagcggggcgccggtgtgcgcgtccatggatgggtggcagggcgccggcgccggcgcgcgcggggcgtaggacgaggagaggagagagtgcggcACGAGCGCTCGAGCGTGCCGCGCGCTGTAGCTGGCGCCCGAAATACGCCGCGCGAGTAAGTGTTTTCAACCGCGCGTCCAACCCGTTATAgcgcgcgcgccgtttttgcgcgcccgctggagcgacccgccgcgttgcgcgcgcgctaaaacggccTAATTTACGGTGCGGCGCTAGTTTAacgcggctgttgaagatgctcttatccAGTGATCCTTTGCCCCATACGGTCGGAGATATGGTGCATTTTTTATGGATTGTGGCCGCTAACCTCTGCTGCTATTTTTTGCATACTGGCGGAAAAGTACGGGGTAGGAACAAAAGAGCGCATGTAATGTTAATGACATCGCCCCCAGGAGATAAGATTAGTCCGGCATGTGCGTGGTTCCAACACGGTTATCTCCAAATGGGTGACCTCTGTTCGTCCTAATCCATCTTTTTGGTCGATCCATAGTGCAAGATCACATGTATTCCTGGTCACGGTGAGAGAGCGCGTATCTAATATAGTAATAATAATACTTACTTTATAATATTTCAAGACAGGGATTCGACGTGTACAGATGACCCGTCCCGTCGTCACACAATGGTTTCACTGTGTGAAAAATGGAAGATGAACGGATGAACATGCCGCAAGAGGGCCACACATTCTGTTACAGAAACGGCAGGTGCTGAATTGCCGATGCTTCCATCCAACAAGAATAAGATAAGATACGGAGATGCTCCGGAGAAATATATGGACCCCGAGCCGTTTAACAATGCTATATGCGCTGACGCGGGCAGGAGCCGGGAGCCGGAACGTCAACTTGGACGATTATTTAGCGGGCCGGCACTCGTTTTCGTTGATCATCCTGCGCCCGCAGCATGATTCCATTTGGCTTGGCAACAAATTCCGGTGTCTTTTTGTTTCGGGAAAAATCGCAAATTCCGGTGTCTTGCGGGAACGTTGGCAACCGGCGACGCCCACGGGCGCAGGCGCTGGCGCCTGGTACGTGCGGGTCGCGCCCATGGAGTCCGTGCAAGCAGAAGCAAGGCAGCTGTAAGGGGTGACGGCAGCGGTCGCGTCGGAGAAGACGGATGCCGGCCGGAGTGGACGCTGGCTGGGTCGCTGGCACAGTGACAGGTAGCTGCCGCACGCGACGTCACACggctttgctttgctttgcttgTTGGACGGTTCGTTGTGCTGGCGTGCTGCTGGATCTGCCGTGCCCGGTGTCCCTGCGCCAGTGCGGTGCCACGGAACAACTCTTGCGAGCTGCCACGACGGGACACGGTTGAGTGTTGCCAGCTCTCCCGTGCACGTCAAGACCATCAAAATTCCCAGCTTCGCACCACCCTAAGACTATACTTGACAAATTCGATCCTCAAACGCGCGTAGACTGCTCACGCCTCAAATTTACTTATCTACGTCAGAGTCTCTTATTTCATCCCTGCATCCATACAAACTATGCAAAATAAACCTACGTACTACGACACTCTAGTGACGACTCGTCGTCTGAGATGTCCACGACGTCGGTGCCAGACGCGTAGGAGGgatcctcctcctcctactcctcgACCTCATCCATGCATGCgagcatctcctcctcctccgtggcgTGCTCCGGCACCATCTCCTGTCGACAACGGCGGCGTCTGGCCTCCGCATCCGACTCCGAGCGAAGGAAATCGAGGATGACATGTTGCTCCGTGTCCCCAGCGTCCCCACATCCTACtcctgctcctcaacctcctcctcaacgtcatcctcctcctcctcctccaagtcctcctTCGGATCCACTGCACCTGGAGGTACCCACGGTGATCCGGGCTTCATTCCTTGCCCGAATGTGTCAAGGAGCTGCAGCCGGTACTCCGGCGTTATATATGGGTATCCCCTTACCCGACAGCGTGGGAGCATGGCTACTAGTGGTGGCGGATAGGGAGAGgaaagtggcggcggcgggcgggaggGGCAAAATGTGGACGGGTAGGGTTTCGGTGCCGATAGTCGGCTTAAATAGCCGGACTAGGCACTACAAGGCCCGCCAGAGCATCGCCACGCGGCACCATCGGTCCGACGGAGGAGACGAGCTTCGGACCGCCGGGTTTCGGAGGGTTTTTCTATGGGAC encodes the following:
- the LOC123103876 gene encoding CBL-interacting protein kinase 16, producing the protein MARGREGEVRTLVLGKYELGRMLGQGSFAKVYYARDLRDGQSVAIKVIDKARLRQTDGMVEQLRREISVMRMVRHPNVVGIREVLASRQRVFVVMEYARGGELFAKVARGRLTEDAARKYFQQLVAAVAFCHSRGVAHRDLKPENLLLDEEGRLKVTDFGLAALPEQLRHDGLLHTQCGTPAYVAPEVLRKRGYDGARADMWSCGVVLYVLLCGFLPFQHDNYVKMYQKIFKGEYQMPPWVSGEARRLIGRLLAVDPAKRISIPEIMLTPWFKRGFVPPVPSSPATPRKWDDDNAAALIDGSEDSSGNISPRTCNAFQLISSMSSGFDLSGLFESEQKAATVFTSRAPAATVFHKLESVGKALRYNTTRGKGWRIRMEAKADGANGRLAVTAEVFEVAADVTVVEFAHDGGDALDFNKFCAEDVRPGLADIVWAWQGDVPALPGAVV